From Toxorhynchites rutilus septentrionalis strain SRP chromosome 2, ASM2978413v1, whole genome shotgun sequence, a single genomic window includes:
- the LOC129766757 gene encoding uncharacterized protein LOC129766757: MPPTTRNNSLKALLAKLKALEGMFNDICRFVNSMNDDTLTTEATVRLDKLDELWEQISEATMDIEMHEDFEEVDDTYPTKRSEFGDRYFKTKSLLLEKVKDPEVKSNPSIRGIEQNQHSTYERVRLPQIKLQTFDGNIDEWLSFRDLYISLIHCKSDLPEVEKFHYLKGCLVGEARSLVDSLAITKANYKIAWEAVMKRYNDSKLLKRRQVQALFNLPNVAKESVVELQSLLEAFERILQTLDQLIQPAEYKDLLLLDLLCSRLDPTTRRSWEEHSATIDQDTVKDLTDFLQKRIRVLSSLPTKSIEPKLNYVPQPKRKLPTQMSHSASQSSSGQCVACPGSHLLYQCPKFQSLPVSARDKLLRSLALCRNCFRRGHQATECNSRYVCRNCKGKHHTLVCFRPEEVQPAKRTSEIRVSTESSSKGLQHNVEDNTPSTSSGTIVVTSNTASKGTSSVLLATAVVLVVGENGITYPARALLDSGSECNFMSDQFSQLLRIKRNRAEMAVSGVGQVNTRVTHSVKAEVRSRVGGYSCNLEFLILPKVTGNLPSTCIDTTNWKIPHGITLADPAFAISKSVDLILGIQQFFTFFKPGKEIHLGDGLPKLSETVFGWVVAGTVISSSIASYHCNVASTVNLEELLTRFWSCEEVDIPNNYSPEETLCEEQFVRTVRRDSNGRYKVSLPKDANVMDKIGESRDIALRRFQWLERRLLRDSELRCQYTQFMEEYIHLGHMRRVRVNQDNLIKRCYLPHHPVIKQTSTTTKLRVVFDASCKTSSGISLNDALLAGPVIQEDLRSIILRCRTKRIMLVADVEKMFRQIIMDEGDQPLQSILWRTDTEQEIGTYELSTVTYGTKPAPFLATRTLKQLADDEQTNFPQAAKAINEDVYMDDVLTGTNNVKEAVDLRVQLEALMRSGGFKLRKWVSNCEEVLHGVPEEDLALGRQDHVELDPEPAVRMLGLTWLPKTDGLKLQFSVPEQHPTDTLSKRRVLSIIAGLFDPLGLVGAVITVGKLFMQRLWKFEDANGRKLDWDSPIPSRPRDEWREFHRQLPILNTISIKRCVLVPDPIIIELHVFSDASEKAYGACAYLKSCNLMGTTHIALLSSKSKVAPLKTQSIPRLELCGALLATQLAEQISTAIKINPVVYFWTDSTCVLQWIRATPSTWTTFVANRVAKIQQTAENRTWNHIPGCQNPADLISRGVLPEEIIGNNLWWEGPSWLRESQRHWPIHPVPAKTTEAEAEFRQSAVSCATLQQDTFTVWYLSKFSSFTDLVRRTAYWLRLMNILKQQGKKENSRDFLTTSELVEAEYAIIRSVQKGEFKKEWKALSKGEPVTESSPLRWFNPTLSAENLIRVGGRLEHSLESVNRKHPIVLPARHPITRMIFEHFHKKLLHAGPQLLLATVRQRYWPLRGRNLARFVYHNCNRCARLKPTQIQQFMGDLPAARVTPGRPFIKVGVDYFGPVFIRHASRRPASKAYVAVFVCMCTKAVHLEMVTDLSTDRFIQALRRFVGRRGKCSDIFSDNGTNFVGARNQLGELSRFLRGTDNREKITRECANEGIQWHFNPPSAPHFGGLWEAAVKSAKIHLMKVLGDSVLSFEDMSTLLVQVECCLNSRPLIPMSEDPNELEPLTPGHFLIGTSLQQLPEMSVTDIPMNRLKQWQATQKILQCFWKRWRTEYLAQLQGRTKRWQPPIQIVVGQLVVIRDENLPPTRWKMVRIIQLHPGMDGVVRVVTLRTATGLLKRPVEKICLLPPACQPCET, encoded by the coding sequence GCTAGGTCATTGGTAGACTCACTTGCTATCACCAAGGCGAATTATAAGATTGCGTGGGAGGCGGTGATGAAGCGGTATAATGACAGTAAATTACTGAAGCGTAGACAAGTGCAAGCATTGTTCAACCTACCTAACGTCGCAAAGGAGTCGGTCGTGGAACTTCAGTCGCTGCTAGAGGCTTTTGAGCGCATTCTTCAAACGCTGGATCAATTGATACAGCCAGCCGAGTACAAGGATTTGTTACTGCTGGATTTGCTGTGTTCACGATTGGACCCAACCACCCGCAGAAGCTGGGAAGAGCATTCTGCAACAATAGATCAGGACACAGTGAAGGATCTAACAGATTTTCTTCAGAAGAGAATAAGGGTGCTAAGCTCGCTGCCAACCAAATCCATCGAACCAAAGTTGAATTATGTCCCTCAACCGAAAAGAAAATTGCCGACACAAATGAGTCACAGTGCATCGCAATCCTCGAGCGGACAATGTGTAGCGTGTCCAGGTAGCCACTTATTATACCAATGCCCGAAATTCCAATCCCTGCCTGTATCAGCTCGCGATAAACTATTGCGAAGCCTAGCATTATGTCGTAATTGCTTCCGGCGTGGGCATCAAGCCACGGAATGCAATTCTCGATATGTGTGTCGTAATTGCAAGGGAAAGCATCATACCTTAGTATGCTTCCGGCCGGAAGAAGTCCAACCAGCTAAGCGTACGTCGGAGATAAGGGTCTCTACGGAAAGCAGCAGCAAGGGACTTCAACACAATGTGGAGGATAACACACCAAGCACATCATCAGGCACCATTGTAGTAACCTCAAATACAGCATCCAAGGGAACATCGTCCGTATTACTTGCTACAGCGGTAGTCTTAGTGGTGGGTGAGAATGGAATTACGTATCCAGCCAGAGCACTACTTGATTCGGGGTCGGAGTGTAATTTTATGTCAGACCAATTTTCACAACTCTTGCGAATCAAACGTAATCGAGCTGAGATGGCAGTATCAGGTGTCGGTCAGGTCAATACGAGAGTGACGCATTCGGTCAAGGCAGAGGTCAGATCCAGGGTAGGGGGGTATTCATGTAACTTGGAATTCCTAATTCTCCCTAAAGTCACGGGAAATCTTCCATCTACGTGCATCGATACCACAAATTGGAAAATACCACACGGCATAACCCTAGCAGATCCAGCATTCGCTATATCGAAATCCGTAGATTTAATTCTCGGAATCCAGCAATTCTTCACCTTTTTCAAACCAGGAAAGGAAATCCATCTAGGGGATGGACTACCCAAGCTCTCGGAAACGGTATTTGGATGGGTGGTAGCGGGAACAGTAATCTCATCGAGCATCGCGTCATATCACTGTAACGTCGCGTCTACGGTTAATCTTGAAGAACTGTTGACAAGATTTTGGTCGTGTGAAGAAGTGGACATTCCAAATAATTATTCTCCAGAGGAAACGCTGTGTGAAGAGCAGTTCGTTCGGACGGTTAGGAGAgattcaaatggaagatataAGGTCTCTCTTCCAAAGGATGCGAATGTCATGGATAAAATTGGTGAATCTAGGGACATAGCACTACGGCGTTTTCAATGGTTGGAACGCAGACTTTTAAGGGACTCAGAGCTACGTTGTCAATATACCCAATTTATGGAGGAATATATACACCTGGGGCACATGCGTAGGGTACGCGTGAACCAAGATAATCTGATTAAACGATGTTACCTTCCACATCATCcagtaatcaaacaaacaagtaCGACGACGAAACTTAGAGTGGTGTTCGACGCATCCTGCAAGACTTCGAGTGGAATTTCTCTGAACGATGCATTATTGGCGGGACCGGTAATCCAAGAAGATCTTCGATCGATAATTCTCCGTTGTCGCACAAAACGGATAATGTTGGTAGCAGACGTTGAGAAGATGTTTCGTCAAATCATCATGGATGAAGGGGATCAGCCGCTACAGAGTATCCTATGGCGAACCGACACCGAGCAAGAAATTGGAACGTACGAGCTGTCCACCGTAACATACGGGACGAAACCCGCACCGTTTTTGGCTACACGGACGCTCAAACAGCTAGCGGATGATGAGCAAACCAACTTTCCCCAAGCAGCCAAGGCAATAAACGAGGATGTGTACATGGATGATGTATTGACGGGAACGAATAATGTGAAGGAGGCGGTAGATTTGAGGGTTCAGCTTGAAGCATTAATGAGAAGTGGAGGTTTCAAGCTACGGAAATGGGTTTCCAACTGCGAGGAAGTTCTTCATGGTGTACCAGAGGAAGATTTAGCGTTGGGAAGACAGGATCATGTTGAACTTGATCCAGAACCAGCAGTGCGAATGTTAGGCTTGACTTGGCTACCAAAAACTGACGGACTGAAACTACAGTTTTCAGTTCCGGAGCAACACCCAACAGATACGCTATCAAAAAGAAGGGTACTATCTATTATCGCAGGACTGTTCGATCCTCTAGGACTAGTTGGCGCAGTTATCACAGTGGGGAAACTTTTTATGCAACGACTGTGGAAATTTGAAGATGCGAATGGAAGGAAATTGGATTGGGATAGTCCAATTCCCTCAAGACCAAGAGATGAATGGCGAGAATTTCACAGACAACTCCCCATTTTGAACACTATCTCCATAAAACGTTGTGTTTTGGTACCGGATCCAATCATCATTGAGCTGCACGTATTTTCAGATGCTTCGGAGAAAGCATACGGAGCGTGTGCTTACCTGAAAAGTTGCAATTTGATGGGAACAACTCACATAGCACTACTCTCCTCGAAATCCAAGGTAGCGCCATTGAAAACCCAATCCATTCCACGACTGGAGTTGTGCGGAGCGCTGCTAGCAACGCAGCTAGCCGAGCAAATTTCAACTGCTATCAAAATCAATCCAGTGGTTTATTTTTGGACGGATTCAACGTGCGTACTGCAGTGGATAAGGGCAACCCCTTCCACATGGACAACTTTTGTGGCTAATCGGGTGGCAAAAATACAGCAGACTGCGGAGAATCGTACCTGGAACCACATCCCAGGATGCCAGAATCCAGCCGATCTTATTTCAAGGGGCGTGCTTCCTGAAGAGATTATTGGGAACAATCTTTGGTGGGAAGGGCCGTCATGGCTACGAGAATCCCAACGGCACTGGCCGATTCATCCAGTTCCAGCAAAAACAACAGAGGCAGAAGCTGAGTTCCGTCAGTCAGCGGTTAGTTGCGCGACATTGCAGCAGGATACTTTCACGGTTTGGTATCTCAGCAAGTTTTCATCGTTCACGGACCTGGTGAGGCGTACCGCATACTGGCTCCGGTTGATGAACATTTTGAAACAACAAGGAAAGAAGGAGAATTCACGGGATTTTCTCACAACATCGGAGTTAGTAGAGGCAGAATATGCTATAATTCGCAGCGTGCAGAAGGGAGAATTCAAGAAGGAGTGGAAGGCATTATCTAAGGGCGAACCGGTCACAGAGAGCTCTCCACTTCGATGGTTTAACCCAACCCTCTCAGCAGAGAATTTGATCCGAGTTGGCGGTAGACTGGAACATTCATTAGAAAGTGTCAATAGGAAACATCCGATAGTTCTACCAGCACGGCACCCTATAACTAGgatgatttttgaacattttcataAGAAATTGCTCCATGCAGGTCCACAACTGCTTTTGGCAACAGTGAGACAACGATATTGGCCGCTACGAGGACGGAATCTAGCCCGTTTTGTGTATCACAACTGCAATCGTTGTGCTCGATTGAAGCCGACTCAAATACAGCAATTCATGGGAGATTTGCCAGCGGCGCGTGTGACCCCCGGAAGACCATTTATCAAGGTGGGTGTAGACTACTTTGGACCCGTCTTCATACGGCATGCATCACGTCGACCAGCTTCTAAGGCATATGTCGCTGTGTTCGTGTGCATGTGTACAAAGGCAGTACATCTGGAGATGGTAACTGACCTATCTACGGATCGTTTCATCCAGGCTTTGCGACGATTTGTTGGAAGAAGGGGAAAATGTTCGGACATTTTTTCGGACAACGGTACTAATTTCGTCGGAGCTCGTAACCAGTTAGGGGAATTATCAAGATTTCTAAGAGGAACCGATAACCGAGAGAAAATAACTAGAGAATGTGCGAATGAGGGTATTCAGTGGCATTTCAACCCACCTAGTGCCCCACACTTTGGAGGTTTGTGGGAGGCTGCGGTGAAATCAGCAAAAATTCACCtaatgaaggttttaggggattCGGTGTTGTCATTCGAAGACATGAGCACATTACTAGTTCAGGTCGAATGTTGCCTGAACTCAAGACCTTTGATCCCAATGTCCGAAGATCCAAACGAACTGGAACCACTCACTCCAGGGCATTTTCTGATAGGGACTAGCTTGCAACAATTGCCAGAGATGAGTGTGACCGATATTCCGATGAACCGACTCAAGCAGTGGCAAGCAACTCAGAAAATTTTGCAGTGTTTCTGGAAAAGATGGAGGACGGAATATTTGGCACAATTGCAGGGGCGCACAAAACGATGGCAACCGCCAATCCAAATTGTTGTGGGTCAGCTTGTAGTTATACGCGACGAAAATTTACCACCAACTCGTTGGAAAATGGTTCGCATCATTCAACTGCATCCTGGTATGGACGGAGTCGTCAGAGTAGTCACTTTGAGGACAGCTACTGGACTACTAAAGAGACcagtggaaaaaatatgtttgttgccCCCAGCATGCCAACCTTgcgaaacttaa